A region of Gracilinanus agilis isolate LMUSP501 chromosome 3, AgileGrace, whole genome shotgun sequence DNA encodes the following proteins:
- the SLC30A2 gene encoding zinc transporter 2 isoform X2, whose amino-acid sequence METTEKRYLLDVKPGTRSYSGAPWQNGANPISLPEPGVDLQAIGLDSQSNQHCHAQQGLSNPYDAQKERARRQLYVAATICLVFIIGEVVEILGALLSVLSIWVVTGVLVYLAVQRLISGDYEIEGGAMLITSGCAVAVNIIMGFTLHQSGHDHGHSHGHNHGTSSKQEEQNPSVRAAFIHVVGDLLQSLGVLVAAYVLYYKPEYKYVDPICTFLFSILVLGTTLTILRDVVLVLMEATPKGVDFTAVRDLLLSVEGVAALHSLHIWALTVAQPVLSVHIAIAQEADAQIVLKEARARLQGTFHFHTTTIQIEDYSEDMRDCQECQGPSD is encoded by the exons GTCATATTCTGGAGCTCCTTGGCAGAATGGGGCCAACCCAATTTCCTTGCCTGAGCCTGGTGTGGACCTTCAGGCCATTGGACTGGACTCCCAGAGCAATCAGCACTGCCATGCCCAGCAAGGGCTCAGTAACCCCTATGACGCTCAGAAGGAGAGGGCCCGGCGACAGTTGTACGTAGCAGCCACCATCTGCCTCGTCTTCATAATTGGAGAGGTTGTGG AGATCTTGGGAGCTCTGCTGTCAGTGCTGTCCATCTGGGTGGTGACTGGGGTCCTAGTATACCTGGCTGTGCAGCGTCTGATCTCTGGAGACTATGAGATTGAAGGTGGGGCTATGCTCATCACTTCAGGCTGTGCTGTGGCAGTGAATATCAT AATGGGGTTTACTCTCCACCAGTCTGGTCATGACCATGGGCATAGCCATGGACACAATCATGGGACCAGTTCAAAGCAGGAGGAGCAGAACCCTAGTGTCCGAGCAGCTTTTATCCATGTGGTTGGGGATCTCCTACAGAGCTTGGGGGTCCTCGTGGCTGCCTACGTCCTATACTATAAG CCTGAGTACAAGTATGTGGACCCCATCTGTACCTTCCTCTTCTCTATCTTAGTCCTGGGCACCACTCTGACCATCTTAAGGGATGTGGTTCTCGTGCTGATGGAAG CAACCCCCAAGGGGGTGGATTTCACCGCAGTCCGAGACCTGCTCCTCTCTGTGGAAGGGGTGGCAGCCCTGCACAGCCTGCATATCTGGGCTCTGACGGTGGCCCAGCCGGTGCTTTCTGTCCACATCGCCATTG CCCAGGAGGCAGATGCCCAGATCGTGCTGAAGGAGGCCAGAGCCCGGCTGCAAGGGACGTTTCATTTCCACACCACCACCATCCAGATAGAGGATTATTCAGAGGACATGAGAGACTGTCAGGAATGCCAAGGCCCCTCTGACTGA
- the SLC30A2 gene encoding zinc transporter 2 isoform X1 codes for METTEKRYLLDVKPGTRSYSGAPWQNGANPISLPEPGVDLQAIGLDSQSNQHCHAQQGLSNPYDAQKERARRQLYVAATICLVFIIGEVVGGYLAHSLAVMTDAAHLLTDFASMLISLFSLWMSSRPATKTMNFGWHRAEILGALLSVLSIWVVTGVLVYLAVQRLISGDYEIEGGAMLITSGCAVAVNIIMGFTLHQSGHDHGHSHGHNHGTSSKQEEQNPSVRAAFIHVVGDLLQSLGVLVAAYVLYYKPEYKYVDPICTFLFSILVLGTTLTILRDVVLVLMEATPKGVDFTAVRDLLLSVEGVAALHSLHIWALTVAQPVLSVHIAIAQEADAQIVLKEARARLQGTFHFHTTTIQIEDYSEDMRDCQECQGPSD; via the exons GTCATATTCTGGAGCTCCTTGGCAGAATGGGGCCAACCCAATTTCCTTGCCTGAGCCTGGTGTGGACCTTCAGGCCATTGGACTGGACTCCCAGAGCAATCAGCACTGCCATGCCCAGCAAGGGCTCAGTAACCCCTATGACGCTCAGAAGGAGAGGGCCCGGCGACAGTTGTACGTAGCAGCCACCATCTGCCTCGTCTTCATAATTGGAGAGGTTGTGG GGGGTTACCTGGCCCACAGCTTGGCTGTCATGACGGATGCAGCTCACCTGCTTACTGACTTTGCCAGCATGCTCATcagcctcttctctctctggatgtCCTCCCGGCCAGCAACCAAGACCATGAATTTTGGCTGGCATCGAGCAG AGATCTTGGGAGCTCTGCTGTCAGTGCTGTCCATCTGGGTGGTGACTGGGGTCCTAGTATACCTGGCTGTGCAGCGTCTGATCTCTGGAGACTATGAGATTGAAGGTGGGGCTATGCTCATCACTTCAGGCTGTGCTGTGGCAGTGAATATCAT AATGGGGTTTACTCTCCACCAGTCTGGTCATGACCATGGGCATAGCCATGGACACAATCATGGGACCAGTTCAAAGCAGGAGGAGCAGAACCCTAGTGTCCGAGCAGCTTTTATCCATGTGGTTGGGGATCTCCTACAGAGCTTGGGGGTCCTCGTGGCTGCCTACGTCCTATACTATAAG CCTGAGTACAAGTATGTGGACCCCATCTGTACCTTCCTCTTCTCTATCTTAGTCCTGGGCACCACTCTGACCATCTTAAGGGATGTGGTTCTCGTGCTGATGGAAG CAACCCCCAAGGGGGTGGATTTCACCGCAGTCCGAGACCTGCTCCTCTCTGTGGAAGGGGTGGCAGCCCTGCACAGCCTGCATATCTGGGCTCTGACGGTGGCCCAGCCGGTGCTTTCTGTCCACATCGCCATTG CCCAGGAGGCAGATGCCCAGATCGTGCTGAAGGAGGCCAGAGCCCGGCTGCAAGGGACGTTTCATTTCCACACCACCACCATCCAGATAGAGGATTATTCAGAGGACATGAGAGACTGTCAGGAATGCCAAGGCCCCTCTGACTGA